From Tiliqua scincoides isolate rTilSci1 chromosome 2, rTilSci1.hap2, whole genome shotgun sequence, the proteins below share one genomic window:
- the PLPPR2 gene encoding phospholipid phosphatase-related protein type 2, whose amino-acid sequence MAGGKQELKRSISIIPCFVFVELVIMAATVVLAYHFEYTDTFPVHLQGFFCYDSAYAKPYPGPEDTSRAPPVLVYSLVTAVPTVTILIGELAAFFLQPERRKEKTIISGECCYFNALLRRIIRFLGIFSFGLFTTTIFANAGQVVTGNQTPHFLSVCRPNYTALGCQSPPSPVYVTDKAACTGNPVLVTAARKAFPSKDAALSAYAVAYTVMYVTLVFQLKGSRLAKPSLCLSLLCPAFLVGVVRVAEYRNHWSDVLAGFLTGGAIATFLVTCVVNNFQSPLPPPEVKVPPPEDVASAPVVGLPCVDSSLEKLSVAQQVRDPPEEQEFSTLLSRGLERQLARSLRLVAPGSAAVAHPYEITELCSQRSPDPHLCLFPTTPDVLIPSRSVTSEV is encoded by the exons ATGGCTGGTGGGAAGCAGGAGCTGAAAAGAAGCATCTCCATCATTCCCTGCTTTGTGTTTGTGGAG CTGGTGATCATGGCCGCCACGGTGGTGCTAGCCTACCACTTTGAATACACAGACACGTTCCCCGTGCACCTCCAAGGCTTCTTCTGCTACGACAGTGCCTATGCAAAGCCCTACCCGGGCCCTGAGGACACCAGTCGTGCGCCGCCAGTCCTGGTCTATTCTCTTGTCACTGCCGTGCCCACTGTAACG ATTCTTATTGGAGAACTGGCTGCCTTCTTCCTCCAGCCAGAAAGACGCAAGGAGAAAACAATCATCTCAGGGGAGTGTTGCTATTTCAATGCCCTCTTACGCCGCATCATCCGCTTCTTAG GCATTTTCTCCTTTGGCCTCTTCACTACCACCATCTTTGCCAACGCCGGCCAAGTGGTGACTGGCAATCAAACACCGCACTTCCTCTCAGTATGTCGACCCAACTACACCGCTCTGGGTTGCCAGTCACCACCGAGCCCCGTCTACGTCACGGACAAGGCAGCCTGTACTGGGAACCCTGTCCTGGTTACTGCTGCTCGCAAGGCCTTCCCTTCCAAGGATGCTGCCCTCAGCGCCTACGCTGTGGCGTATACTgtg ATGTATGTGACGCTGGTTTTCCAGCTGAAGGGCTCCCGCTTGGCCAAGCCCTCCCTATGCCTGTCACTTCTGTGCCCTGCTTTCCTGGTGGGTGTGGTTCGTGTTGCTGAGTACCGGAACCACTGGTCTGATGTGCTGGCTGGGTTCCTTACAGGTGGAGCCATTGCCACCTTCTTG GTGACCTGTGTGGTGAACAATTTCCAGAGCCctctgccacctcctgaagtgaaGGTTCCCCCTCCGGAGGACGTGGCCAGTGCCCCAGTCGTGGGCTTGCCCTGTGTGGACAGTTCCCTTGAAAAGTTAAGTGTGGCTCAG CAGGTGAGGGACCCCCCAGAAGAACAGGAGTTTTCTACGCTACTCTCAAGAGGCCTGGAAAGGCAGCTAGCACGATCTCTCCGTTTGGTGGCGCCTGGCAGCGCGGCAGTGGCCCACCCCTACGA AATCACGGAGCTGTGTTCTCAGAGGTCACCTGACCCTCATCTGTGTCTCTTCCCCACCACCCCAGATGTCCTCATTCCCTCCCGGTCAGTCACCAGCGAGGTCTGA